A window of the Canis lupus baileyi chromosome 1, mCanLup2.hap1, whole genome shotgun sequence genome harbors these coding sequences:
- the TTYH1 gene encoding protein tweety homolog 1 isoform X3, with product MSDSVPDGVPTCCVAQGPVAGGGPGRPGLGPEPHFHCRLPHPLLLLPDPRALRGQESPTRGRLCHMELHCCPTRRAGIGIGFYGNSETSDGVSQLSSALLHANHTLSAIDHLVLETVERLGEAVRTELTTLEEVLAQRTELVAAARGARRQAEAVAQQLQGLAFWRGVPLSLLQVAEDVSFVEEYRWLAYVLLLLLELLVCLFTLLGLAKQSKWLVIVMTVMSLLVLVLSWGSMGLEAATAVGLSDFCSSPDTYILNLTQEETGLGSDILNYYFLCNQAVSNPFQQRLTLSQRALANIHSQLQGLEREAVPQFPSAQKPLLSLEETLNVTEGNFHQLVALVHCRGLHKDYGAALRGLCEDALEGLLFLLLYSLLSAGALATTLCSLPRAWALFPPRYWMHWSEGGALHYRARLPPCLFTNLPTGIQALCAVAVIYLSPSSMPDWSLCPHPVPSLAAGDYPTNPA from the exons ATGTCTGATTCTGTTCCTGATGGTGTCCCTACCTGCTGTGTGGCTCAAG GCCCTGTTGCTGGTGGTGGCCCTGGCAGGCCTGGGCTTGGGCCTGAGCCTCATTTTCATTGCCGTCTACCTCATCCGCTTTTGCTGCTGCCGGACCCCAGAGCCCTCCGGGGCCAAGAGTCCCCCACCAGGGGGAGGCTGTGTCACATGGAGCTGCATTGCTGCCCTACTCGTCG CGCCGGCATTGGCATCGGTTTCTATGGCAACAGCGAGACCAGTGATGGGGTGTCCCAGCTCAGCTCCGCACTGCTGCATGCCAACCACACGCTCAGCGCCATAGACCACCTG GTGTTGGAGACAGTGGAGAGGCTGGGTGAGGCAGTGAGGACAGAGCTGACCACTCTGGAGGAGGTGCTTGCGCAGCGCACGGAGCTGGTGGCCGCTGCCCGGGGGGCTCGGCGACAGGCAGAGGCTGTGGCCCAGCAGCTCCAGGGGCTGGCCTTCTGGCGGGGAGTGCCCCTGAGCCTCCTGCAAGTGGCCGAAGATGTGTCCTTTGTGGAGGAGTACAG ATGGCTGGCCTAtgtcctcctgctgctcctggaaCTGCTGGTCTGCCTCTTCACCCTCCTGGGCCTGGCGAAGCAGAGCAAGTGGCTGGTGATTGT GATGACAGTGATGAGTCTCCTGGTTCTTGTCCTGAGCTGGGGCTCCATGGGCCTGGAGGCAGCTACAGCTGTG GGCCTCAGTGACTTCTGCTCCAGTCCTGACACCTACATCCTGAACCTGACCCAGGAGGAGACTGGGCTTGGCTCAG ACATCCTGAACTATTACTTCCTTTGCAACCAGGCAGTCTCCAACCCCTTTCAACAG AGGCTGACTCTGTCCCAGAGAGCTCTGGCCAACATCCATTCCCAGCTGCAGGGCCTTGAGCGAGAAGCGGTCCCCCAGTTCCCTTCTGCGCAG AAGCCACTGCTGTCCTTGGAGGAGACGCTGAATGTGACAGAAGGAAACTTCCACCAGTTGGTGGCACTGGTGCACTGTCGTGGCCTGCACAAG gaTTATGGCGCTGCCCTGCGGGGCCTGTGTGAGGATGCCCTGGAAGGcctgctcttcctgctgctctACTCCCTCCTGTCTGCGGGGGCCCTAGCCACCACCCTCTGCAGCCTGCCCAGAGCCTGGGCCCTCTTCCCGCCCAG GTACTGGATGCACTGGTCTGAGGGAGGGGCTCTGCACTACAGAGCCAGACTCCCTCCATGCCTCTTCACCAATCTGCCCACAGGAATCCAAGCGCTTTGTGCAGTGGCAGTCATCTATCTGAGCCCCTCCTCTATGCCAGACTGGAGCCTGTGCCCCCACCCCG TTCCTTCCCTGGCTGCCGGAGACTACCCCACTAACCCAGCCTGA
- the TTYH1 gene encoding protein tweety homolog 1 isoform X6: MSDSVPDGVPTCCVAQGPVAGGGPGRPGLGPEPHFHCRLPHPLLLLPDPRALRGQESPTRGRLCHMELHCCPTRRLVLETVERLGEAVRTELTTLEEVLAQRTELVAAARGARRQAEAVAQQLQGLAFWRGVPLSLLQVAEDVSFVEEYRWLAYVLLLLLELLVCLFTLLGLAKQSKWLVIVMTVMSLLVLVLSWGSMGLEAATAVGLSDFCSSPDTYILNLTQEETGLGSDILNYYFLCNQAVSNPFQQRLTLSQRALANIHSQLQGLEREAVPQFPSAQKPLLSLEETLNVTEGNFHQLVALVHCRGLHKDYGAALRGLCEDALEGLLFLLLYSLLSAGALATTLCSLPRAWALFPPRYWMHWSEGGALHYRARLPPCLFTNLPTGIQALCAVAVIYLSPSSMPDWSLCPHPVPSLAAGDYPTNPA; encoded by the exons ATGTCTGATTCTGTTCCTGATGGTGTCCCTACCTGCTGTGTGGCTCAAG GCCCTGTTGCTGGTGGTGGCCCTGGCAGGCCTGGGCTTGGGCCTGAGCCTCATTTTCATTGCCGTCTACCTCATCCGCTTTTGCTGCTGCCGGACCCCAGAGCCCTCCGGGGCCAAGAGTCCCCCACCAGGGGGAGGCTGTGTCACATGGAGCTGCATTGCTGCCCTACTCGTCGGCTG GTGTTGGAGACAGTGGAGAGGCTGGGTGAGGCAGTGAGGACAGAGCTGACCACTCTGGAGGAGGTGCTTGCGCAGCGCACGGAGCTGGTGGCCGCTGCCCGGGGGGCTCGGCGACAGGCAGAGGCTGTGGCCCAGCAGCTCCAGGGGCTGGCCTTCTGGCGGGGAGTGCCCCTGAGCCTCCTGCAAGTGGCCGAAGATGTGTCCTTTGTGGAGGAGTACAG ATGGCTGGCCTAtgtcctcctgctgctcctggaaCTGCTGGTCTGCCTCTTCACCCTCCTGGGCCTGGCGAAGCAGAGCAAGTGGCTGGTGATTGT GATGACAGTGATGAGTCTCCTGGTTCTTGTCCTGAGCTGGGGCTCCATGGGCCTGGAGGCAGCTACAGCTGTG GGCCTCAGTGACTTCTGCTCCAGTCCTGACACCTACATCCTGAACCTGACCCAGGAGGAGACTGGGCTTGGCTCAG ACATCCTGAACTATTACTTCCTTTGCAACCAGGCAGTCTCCAACCCCTTTCAACAG AGGCTGACTCTGTCCCAGAGAGCTCTGGCCAACATCCATTCCCAGCTGCAGGGCCTTGAGCGAGAAGCGGTCCCCCAGTTCCCTTCTGCGCAG AAGCCACTGCTGTCCTTGGAGGAGACGCTGAATGTGACAGAAGGAAACTTCCACCAGTTGGTGGCACTGGTGCACTGTCGTGGCCTGCACAAG gaTTATGGCGCTGCCCTGCGGGGCCTGTGTGAGGATGCCCTGGAAGGcctgctcttcctgctgctctACTCCCTCCTGTCTGCGGGGGCCCTAGCCACCACCCTCTGCAGCCTGCCCAGAGCCTGGGCCCTCTTCCCGCCCAG GTACTGGATGCACTGGTCTGAGGGAGGGGCTCTGCACTACAGAGCCAGACTCCCTCCATGCCTCTTCACCAATCTGCCCACAGGAATCCAAGCGCTTTGTGCAGTGGCAGTCATCTATCTGAGCCCCTCCTCTATGCCAGACTGGAGCCTGTGCCCCCACCCCG TTCCTTCCCTGGCTGCCGGAGACTACCCCACTAACCCAGCCTGA
- the TTYH1 gene encoding protein tweety homolog 1 isoform X1, producing the protein MGAPPGYRPSAWVHLLHQLPRADFQLRPVPSGFAPQEQEYQQALLLVVALAGLGLGLSLIFIAVYLIRFCCCRTPEPSGAKSPPPGGGCVTWSCIAALLVGCAGIGIGFYGNSETSDGVSQLSSALLHANHTLSAIDHLVLETVERLGEAVRTELTTLEEVLAQRTELVAAARGARRQAEAVAQQLQGLAFWRGVPLSLLQVAEDVSFVEEYRWLAYVLLLLLELLVCLFTLLGLAKQSKWLVIVMTVMSLLVLVLSWGSMGLEAATAVGLSDFCSSPDTYILNLTQEETGLGSDILNYYFLCNQAVSNPFQQRLTLSQRALANIHSQLQGLEREAVPQFPSAQKPLLSLEETLNVTEGNFHQLVALVHCRGLHKDYGAALRGLCEDALEGLLFLLLYSLLSAGALATTLCSLPRAWALFPPRYWMHWSEGGALHYRARLPPCLFTNLPTGIQALCAVAVIYLSPSSMPDWSLCPHPVPSLAAGDYPTNPA; encoded by the exons ATGGGTGCGCCCCCGGGCTACCGACCCTCGGCTTGGGTGCATCTGCTCCACCAGCTGCCCCGCGCCGACTTCCAGCTCCGCCCGGTACCCAGCGGTTTCGCGCCCCAAGAGCAAGAATACCAGCAG GCCCTGTTGCTGGTGGTGGCCCTGGCAGGCCTGGGCTTGGGCCTGAGCCTCATTTTCATTGCCGTCTACCTCATCCGCTTTTGCTGCTGCCGGACCCCAGAGCCCTCCGGGGCCAAGAGTCCCCCACCAGGGGGAGGCTGTGTCACATGGAGCTGCATTGCTGCCCTACTCGTCGGCTG CGCCGGCATTGGCATCGGTTTCTATGGCAACAGCGAGACCAGTGATGGGGTGTCCCAGCTCAGCTCCGCACTGCTGCATGCCAACCACACGCTCAGCGCCATAGACCACCTG GTGTTGGAGACAGTGGAGAGGCTGGGTGAGGCAGTGAGGACAGAGCTGACCACTCTGGAGGAGGTGCTTGCGCAGCGCACGGAGCTGGTGGCCGCTGCCCGGGGGGCTCGGCGACAGGCAGAGGCTGTGGCCCAGCAGCTCCAGGGGCTGGCCTTCTGGCGGGGAGTGCCCCTGAGCCTCCTGCAAGTGGCCGAAGATGTGTCCTTTGTGGAGGAGTACAG ATGGCTGGCCTAtgtcctcctgctgctcctggaaCTGCTGGTCTGCCTCTTCACCCTCCTGGGCCTGGCGAAGCAGAGCAAGTGGCTGGTGATTGT GATGACAGTGATGAGTCTCCTGGTTCTTGTCCTGAGCTGGGGCTCCATGGGCCTGGAGGCAGCTACAGCTGTG GGCCTCAGTGACTTCTGCTCCAGTCCTGACACCTACATCCTGAACCTGACCCAGGAGGAGACTGGGCTTGGCTCAG ACATCCTGAACTATTACTTCCTTTGCAACCAGGCAGTCTCCAACCCCTTTCAACAG AGGCTGACTCTGTCCCAGAGAGCTCTGGCCAACATCCATTCCCAGCTGCAGGGCCTTGAGCGAGAAGCGGTCCCCCAGTTCCCTTCTGCGCAG AAGCCACTGCTGTCCTTGGAGGAGACGCTGAATGTGACAGAAGGAAACTTCCACCAGTTGGTGGCACTGGTGCACTGTCGTGGCCTGCACAAG gaTTATGGCGCTGCCCTGCGGGGCCTGTGTGAGGATGCCCTGGAAGGcctgctcttcctgctgctctACTCCCTCCTGTCTGCGGGGGCCCTAGCCACCACCCTCTGCAGCCTGCCCAGAGCCTGGGCCCTCTTCCCGCCCAG GTACTGGATGCACTGGTCTGAGGGAGGGGCTCTGCACTACAGAGCCAGACTCCCTCCATGCCTCTTCACCAATCTGCCCACAGGAATCCAAGCGCTTTGTGCAGTGGCAGTCATCTATCTGAGCCCCTCCTCTATGCCAGACTGGAGCCTGTGCCCCCACCCCG TTCCTTCCCTGGCTGCCGGAGACTACCCCACTAACCCAGCCTGA
- the TTYH1 gene encoding protein tweety homolog 1 isoform X4: protein MGAPPGYRPSAWVHLLHQLPRADFQLRPVPSGFAPQEQEYQQALLLVVALAGLGLGLSLIFIAVYLIRFCCCRTPEPSGAKSPPPGGGCVTWSCIAALLVGCAGIGIGFYGNSETSDGVSQLSSALLHANHTLSAIDHLVLETVERLGEAVRTELTTLEEVLAQRTELVAAARGARRQAEAVAQQLQGLAFWRGVPLSLLQVAEDVSFVEEYRWLAYVLLLLLELLVCLFTLLGLAKQSKWLVIVMTVMSLLVLVLSWGSMGLEAATAVGLSDFCSSPDTYILNLTQEETGLGSDILNYYFLCNQAVSNPFQQRLTLSQRALANIHSQLQGLEREAVPQFPSAQKPLLSLEETLNVTEGNFHQLVALVHCRGLHKDYGAALRGLCEDALEGLLFLLLYSLLSAGALATTLCSLPRAWALFPPRNPSALCSGSHLSEPLLYARLEPVPPPRSFPGCRRLPH, encoded by the exons ATGGGTGCGCCCCCGGGCTACCGACCCTCGGCTTGGGTGCATCTGCTCCACCAGCTGCCCCGCGCCGACTTCCAGCTCCGCCCGGTACCCAGCGGTTTCGCGCCCCAAGAGCAAGAATACCAGCAG GCCCTGTTGCTGGTGGTGGCCCTGGCAGGCCTGGGCTTGGGCCTGAGCCTCATTTTCATTGCCGTCTACCTCATCCGCTTTTGCTGCTGCCGGACCCCAGAGCCCTCCGGGGCCAAGAGTCCCCCACCAGGGGGAGGCTGTGTCACATGGAGCTGCATTGCTGCCCTACTCGTCGGCTG CGCCGGCATTGGCATCGGTTTCTATGGCAACAGCGAGACCAGTGATGGGGTGTCCCAGCTCAGCTCCGCACTGCTGCATGCCAACCACACGCTCAGCGCCATAGACCACCTG GTGTTGGAGACAGTGGAGAGGCTGGGTGAGGCAGTGAGGACAGAGCTGACCACTCTGGAGGAGGTGCTTGCGCAGCGCACGGAGCTGGTGGCCGCTGCCCGGGGGGCTCGGCGACAGGCAGAGGCTGTGGCCCAGCAGCTCCAGGGGCTGGCCTTCTGGCGGGGAGTGCCCCTGAGCCTCCTGCAAGTGGCCGAAGATGTGTCCTTTGTGGAGGAGTACAG ATGGCTGGCCTAtgtcctcctgctgctcctggaaCTGCTGGTCTGCCTCTTCACCCTCCTGGGCCTGGCGAAGCAGAGCAAGTGGCTGGTGATTGT GATGACAGTGATGAGTCTCCTGGTTCTTGTCCTGAGCTGGGGCTCCATGGGCCTGGAGGCAGCTACAGCTGTG GGCCTCAGTGACTTCTGCTCCAGTCCTGACACCTACATCCTGAACCTGACCCAGGAGGAGACTGGGCTTGGCTCAG ACATCCTGAACTATTACTTCCTTTGCAACCAGGCAGTCTCCAACCCCTTTCAACAG AGGCTGACTCTGTCCCAGAGAGCTCTGGCCAACATCCATTCCCAGCTGCAGGGCCTTGAGCGAGAAGCGGTCCCCCAGTTCCCTTCTGCGCAG AAGCCACTGCTGTCCTTGGAGGAGACGCTGAATGTGACAGAAGGAAACTTCCACCAGTTGGTGGCACTGGTGCACTGTCGTGGCCTGCACAAG gaTTATGGCGCTGCCCTGCGGGGCCTGTGTGAGGATGCCCTGGAAGGcctgctcttcctgctgctctACTCCCTCCTGTCTGCGGGGGCCCTAGCCACCACCCTCTGCAGCCTGCCCAGAGCCTGGGCCCTCTTCCCGCCCAG GAATCCAAGCGCTTTGTGCAGTGGCAGTCATCTATCTGAGCCCCTCCTCTATGCCAGACTGGAGCCTGTGCCCCCACCCCG TTCCTTCCCTGGCTGCCGGAGACTACCCCACTAA
- the TTYH1 gene encoding protein tweety homolog 1 isoform X5 produces the protein MGAPPGYRPSAWVHLLHQLPRADFQLRPVPSGFAPQEQEYQQALLLVVALAGLGLGLSLIFIAVYLIRFCCCRTPEPSGAKSPPPGGGCVTWSCIAALLVGCAGIGIGFYGNSETSDGVSQLSSALLHANHTLSAIDHLVLETVERLGEAVRTELTTLEEVLAQRTELVAAARGARRQAEAVAQQLQGLAFWRGVPLSLLQVAEDVSFVEEYRWLAYVLLLLLELLVCLFTLLGLAKQSKWLVIVMTVMSLLVLVLSWGSMGLEAATAVGLSDFCSSPDTYILNLTQEETGLGSDILNYYFLCNQAVSNPFQQRLTLSQRALANIHSQLQGLEREAVPQFPSAQKPLLSLEETLNVTEGNFHQLVALVHCRGLHKDYGAALRGLCEDALEGLLFLLLYSLLSAGALATTLCSLPRAWALFPPSDDYDDTDDDDPFNPQESKRFVQWQSSI, from the exons ATGGGTGCGCCCCCGGGCTACCGACCCTCGGCTTGGGTGCATCTGCTCCACCAGCTGCCCCGCGCCGACTTCCAGCTCCGCCCGGTACCCAGCGGTTTCGCGCCCCAAGAGCAAGAATACCAGCAG GCCCTGTTGCTGGTGGTGGCCCTGGCAGGCCTGGGCTTGGGCCTGAGCCTCATTTTCATTGCCGTCTACCTCATCCGCTTTTGCTGCTGCCGGACCCCAGAGCCCTCCGGGGCCAAGAGTCCCCCACCAGGGGGAGGCTGTGTCACATGGAGCTGCATTGCTGCCCTACTCGTCGGCTG CGCCGGCATTGGCATCGGTTTCTATGGCAACAGCGAGACCAGTGATGGGGTGTCCCAGCTCAGCTCCGCACTGCTGCATGCCAACCACACGCTCAGCGCCATAGACCACCTG GTGTTGGAGACAGTGGAGAGGCTGGGTGAGGCAGTGAGGACAGAGCTGACCACTCTGGAGGAGGTGCTTGCGCAGCGCACGGAGCTGGTGGCCGCTGCCCGGGGGGCTCGGCGACAGGCAGAGGCTGTGGCCCAGCAGCTCCAGGGGCTGGCCTTCTGGCGGGGAGTGCCCCTGAGCCTCCTGCAAGTGGCCGAAGATGTGTCCTTTGTGGAGGAGTACAG ATGGCTGGCCTAtgtcctcctgctgctcctggaaCTGCTGGTCTGCCTCTTCACCCTCCTGGGCCTGGCGAAGCAGAGCAAGTGGCTGGTGATTGT GATGACAGTGATGAGTCTCCTGGTTCTTGTCCTGAGCTGGGGCTCCATGGGCCTGGAGGCAGCTACAGCTGTG GGCCTCAGTGACTTCTGCTCCAGTCCTGACACCTACATCCTGAACCTGACCCAGGAGGAGACTGGGCTTGGCTCAG ACATCCTGAACTATTACTTCCTTTGCAACCAGGCAGTCTCCAACCCCTTTCAACAG AGGCTGACTCTGTCCCAGAGAGCTCTGGCCAACATCCATTCCCAGCTGCAGGGCCTTGAGCGAGAAGCGGTCCCCCAGTTCCCTTCTGCGCAG AAGCCACTGCTGTCCTTGGAGGAGACGCTGAATGTGACAGAAGGAAACTTCCACCAGTTGGTGGCACTGGTGCACTGTCGTGGCCTGCACAAG gaTTATGGCGCTGCCCTGCGGGGCCTGTGTGAGGATGCCCTGGAAGGcctgctcttcctgctgctctACTCCCTCCTGTCTGCGGGGGCCCTAGCCACCACCCTCTGCAGCCTGCCCAGAGCCTGGGCCCTCTTCCCGCCCAG TGACGACTATGATGACACAGATGATGATGACCCTTTCAACCCTCAG GAATCCAAGCGCTTTGTGCAGTGGCAGTCATCTATCTGA
- the TTYH1 gene encoding protein tweety homolog 1 isoform X2 — MGAPPGYRPSAWVHLLHQLPRADFQLRPVPSGFAPQEQEYQQALLLVVALAGLGLGLSLIFIAVYLIRFCCCRTPEPSGAKSPPPGGGCVTWSCIAALLVGCAGIGIGFYGNSETSDGVSQLSSALLHANHTLSAIDHLVLETVERLGEAVRTELTTLEEVLAQRTELVAAARGARRQAEAVAQQLQGLAFWRGVPLSLLQVAEDVSFVEEYRWLAYVLLLLLELLVCLFTLLGLAKQSKWLVIVMTVMSLLVLVLSWGSMGLEAATAVGLSDFCSSPDTYILNLTQEETGLGSDILNYYFLCNQAVSNPFQQRLTLSQRALANIHSQLQGLEREAVPQFPSAQKPLLSLEETLNVTEGNFHQLVALVHCRGLHKAWKIKCRGLGLPAGPGPLPLWPPWPGSHPVSTHSHPKPHCAQACLPCKRRTRASSPFSSVPPKGSNRTARFSKQQKPLYRRIMALPCGACVRMPWKACSSCCSTPSCLRGP; from the exons ATGGGTGCGCCCCCGGGCTACCGACCCTCGGCTTGGGTGCATCTGCTCCACCAGCTGCCCCGCGCCGACTTCCAGCTCCGCCCGGTACCCAGCGGTTTCGCGCCCCAAGAGCAAGAATACCAGCAG GCCCTGTTGCTGGTGGTGGCCCTGGCAGGCCTGGGCTTGGGCCTGAGCCTCATTTTCATTGCCGTCTACCTCATCCGCTTTTGCTGCTGCCGGACCCCAGAGCCCTCCGGGGCCAAGAGTCCCCCACCAGGGGGAGGCTGTGTCACATGGAGCTGCATTGCTGCCCTACTCGTCGGCTG CGCCGGCATTGGCATCGGTTTCTATGGCAACAGCGAGACCAGTGATGGGGTGTCCCAGCTCAGCTCCGCACTGCTGCATGCCAACCACACGCTCAGCGCCATAGACCACCTG GTGTTGGAGACAGTGGAGAGGCTGGGTGAGGCAGTGAGGACAGAGCTGACCACTCTGGAGGAGGTGCTTGCGCAGCGCACGGAGCTGGTGGCCGCTGCCCGGGGGGCTCGGCGACAGGCAGAGGCTGTGGCCCAGCAGCTCCAGGGGCTGGCCTTCTGGCGGGGAGTGCCCCTGAGCCTCCTGCAAGTGGCCGAAGATGTGTCCTTTGTGGAGGAGTACAG ATGGCTGGCCTAtgtcctcctgctgctcctggaaCTGCTGGTCTGCCTCTTCACCCTCCTGGGCCTGGCGAAGCAGAGCAAGTGGCTGGTGATTGT GATGACAGTGATGAGTCTCCTGGTTCTTGTCCTGAGCTGGGGCTCCATGGGCCTGGAGGCAGCTACAGCTGTG GGCCTCAGTGACTTCTGCTCCAGTCCTGACACCTACATCCTGAACCTGACCCAGGAGGAGACTGGGCTTGGCTCAG ACATCCTGAACTATTACTTCCTTTGCAACCAGGCAGTCTCCAACCCCTTTCAACAG AGGCTGACTCTGTCCCAGAGAGCTCTGGCCAACATCCATTCCCAGCTGCAGGGCCTTGAGCGAGAAGCGGTCCCCCAGTTCCCTTCTGCGCAG AAGCCACTGCTGTCCTTGGAGGAGACGCTGAATGTGACAGAAGGAAACTTCCACCAGTTGGTGGCACTGGTGCACTGTCGTGGCCTGCACAAG GCTTGGAAGATAAAGTGCAGAGGGCTGGGTCTCCCAGCTGGCCCTGGACCTCTCCCTCTGTGGCCTCCATGGCCAGGCAGTCACCCAGTGTCAACCCACTCCCATCCCAAGCCCCACTGCGCTCAGGCTTGTCTTCCCTGCAAGAGGAGGACACgtgcctcctcccccttctcGTCTGTCCCCCCCAAGGGCTCCAACAGAACTGCCAGATTcagcaaacaacaaaaacctcttTACCGTAG gaTTATGGCGCTGCCCTGCGGGGCCTGTGTGAGGATGCCCTGGAAGGcctgctcttcctgctgctctACTCCCTCCTGTCTGCGGGGGCCCTAG
- the TTYH1 gene encoding protein tweety homolog 1 isoform X7, translated as MGAPPGYRPSAWVHLLHQLPRADFQLRPVPSGFAPQEQEYQQALLLVVALAGLGLGLSLIFIAVYLIRFCCCRTPEPSGAKSPPPGGGCVTWSCIAALLVGCAGIGIGFYGNSETSDGVSQLSSALLHANHTLSAIDHLVLETVERLGEAVRTELTTLEEVLAQRTELVAAARGARRQAEAVAQQLQGLAFWRGVPLSLLQVAEDVSFVEEYRWLAYVLLLLLELLVCLFTLLGLAKQSKWLVIVMTVMSLLVLVLSWGSMGLEAATAVGLSDFCSSPDTYILNLTQEETGLGSDILNYYFLCNQAVSNPFQQRLTLSQRALANIHSQLQGLEREAVPQFPSAQKPLLSLEETLNVTEGNFHQLVALVHCRGLHKFPHLET; from the exons ATGGGTGCGCCCCCGGGCTACCGACCCTCGGCTTGGGTGCATCTGCTCCACCAGCTGCCCCGCGCCGACTTCCAGCTCCGCCCGGTACCCAGCGGTTTCGCGCCCCAAGAGCAAGAATACCAGCAG GCCCTGTTGCTGGTGGTGGCCCTGGCAGGCCTGGGCTTGGGCCTGAGCCTCATTTTCATTGCCGTCTACCTCATCCGCTTTTGCTGCTGCCGGACCCCAGAGCCCTCCGGGGCCAAGAGTCCCCCACCAGGGGGAGGCTGTGTCACATGGAGCTGCATTGCTGCCCTACTCGTCGGCTG CGCCGGCATTGGCATCGGTTTCTATGGCAACAGCGAGACCAGTGATGGGGTGTCCCAGCTCAGCTCCGCACTGCTGCATGCCAACCACACGCTCAGCGCCATAGACCACCTG GTGTTGGAGACAGTGGAGAGGCTGGGTGAGGCAGTGAGGACAGAGCTGACCACTCTGGAGGAGGTGCTTGCGCAGCGCACGGAGCTGGTGGCCGCTGCCCGGGGGGCTCGGCGACAGGCAGAGGCTGTGGCCCAGCAGCTCCAGGGGCTGGCCTTCTGGCGGGGAGTGCCCCTGAGCCTCCTGCAAGTGGCCGAAGATGTGTCCTTTGTGGAGGAGTACAG ATGGCTGGCCTAtgtcctcctgctgctcctggaaCTGCTGGTCTGCCTCTTCACCCTCCTGGGCCTGGCGAAGCAGAGCAAGTGGCTGGTGATTGT GATGACAGTGATGAGTCTCCTGGTTCTTGTCCTGAGCTGGGGCTCCATGGGCCTGGAGGCAGCTACAGCTGTG GGCCTCAGTGACTTCTGCTCCAGTCCTGACACCTACATCCTGAACCTGACCCAGGAGGAGACTGGGCTTGGCTCAG ACATCCTGAACTATTACTTCCTTTGCAACCAGGCAGTCTCCAACCCCTTTCAACAG AGGCTGACTCTGTCCCAGAGAGCTCTGGCCAACATCCATTCCCAGCTGCAGGGCCTTGAGCGAGAAGCGGTCCCCCAGTTCCCTTCTGCGCAG AAGCCACTGCTGTCCTTGGAGGAGACGCTGAATGTGACAGAAGGAAACTTCCACCAGTTGGTGGCACTGGTGCACTGTCGTGGCCTGCACAAG tttcctcacttagAAACCTGA